Proteins from a genomic interval of Desulfurobacterium sp. TC5-1:
- a CDS encoding zinc ribbon domain-containing protein → MPVYEFKCEDCGKEFEKFVISASKVSEVKCPYCGSQNVKKKISACGIGGSSSSSSSTGATCSPFG, encoded by the coding sequence ATGCCGGTTTACGAGTTTAAATGCGAAGATTGTGGAAAAGAGTTTGAAAAGTTTGTTATTTCAGCTTCAAAGGTAAGCGAGGTAAAGTGTCCATACTGCGGTTCTCAAAACGTTAAAAAGAAAATTTCTGCATGCGGTATAGGTGGAAGCAGCTCAAGTTCAAGCTCAACAGGTGCAACCTGCTCACCGTTTGGCTGA
- the hydF gene encoding [FeFe] hydrogenase H-cluster maturation GTPase HydF produces the protein MNSTPKGLRLHIGVFGRTNVGKSSLINLLTGQEVSIVSDVPGTTTDVVEKAMEILPIGPVLFLDTAGVDDESLLGKERIRKAMEILKRCDVAVLVLEPDRFTDFEERLIEKLEEKKIPFAFVVNKVDFSKPSESFVKKLEEKAPVIQISAKSDSREEALSKFKKILLKVVPSEFLKEPQLIGDLVPPGGIAVLVVPIDLEAPKGRLILPQVQTIRNVLDSDATAIVVKERELPFMLSILNRKPDVVICDSQVVLKVSADVPSGVKFTTFSVLFSRYKGDITEFAKGLAAIKNLKEGARVLIAESCTHHPIEDDIGRVKIPRWIRQFTGLKDIEFHHHAGRSYPEDLSGYDVVVHCGACTLNRREMLSRIEAAKRAGVPITNYGMTISLTQGVAERVLEPFPSALRAFRNSVKRRKRNVNRRGCKILDI, from the coding sequence ATGAATTCAACACCTAAAGGATTGAGGCTTCACATAGGCGTTTTTGGCAGGACAAATGTGGGTAAGTCAAGTCTTATAAACCTTCTGACCGGTCAGGAAGTTTCTATAGTTTCCGACGTTCCCGGCACCACGACAGATGTTGTTGAAAAGGCGATGGAGATTCTCCCTATAGGTCCTGTGCTTTTTCTTGATACTGCCGGTGTAGATGACGAGTCTCTACTTGGGAAAGAGAGAATAAGAAAAGCAATGGAGATACTCAAGCGGTGTGATGTTGCCGTTTTAGTTCTTGAACCTGATAGGTTTACCGATTTTGAAGAGCGGTTGATAGAAAAGTTGGAGGAGAAAAAGATTCCTTTTGCCTTTGTTGTCAATAAAGTGGATTTTTCAAAACCGTCTGAAAGTTTTGTAAAGAAGCTTGAAGAGAAAGCACCTGTTATTCAAATTTCTGCAAAGAGCGATTCAAGGGAAGAGGCACTTTCAAAATTCAAGAAGATTCTGCTTAAGGTTGTTCCTTCAGAGTTTCTAAAAGAACCTCAGCTTATTGGTGACCTTGTTCCCCCAGGCGGTATAGCTGTCCTTGTTGTTCCTATAGATCTTGAAGCACCTAAAGGGAGGCTGATTCTGCCTCAGGTTCAAACGATACGAAATGTTCTTGATAGTGATGCAACGGCAATTGTTGTTAAGGAAAGGGAACTTCCATTCATGCTTTCTATCTTAAACAGGAAGCCTGACGTTGTTATTTGTGACTCTCAGGTAGTTTTAAAGGTTTCTGCTGACGTTCCTTCAGGTGTTAAGTTCACGACATTTTCGGTGCTCTTTTCAAGGTATAAAGGTGATATTACCGAATTTGCAAAAGGACTTGCAGCAATAAAAAATCTTAAAGAAGGTGCAAGGGTTCTTATCGCTGAATCCTGCACTCACCATCCAATAGAGGACGATATCGGTAGAGTTAAGATTCCCCGATGGATAAGGCAGTTTACCGGTTTAAAGGATATAGAGTTTCACCATCACGCAGGAAGAAGTTATCCGGAGGACCTATCCGGTTACGATGTTGTTGTTCACTGTGGAGCCTGCACTTTAAATAGAAGGGAGATGCTTTCAAGGATAGAAGCTGCTAAAAGGGCCGGCGTACCAATAACAAACTACGGGATGACAATATCCCTCACTCAAGGGGTGGCAGAGAGGGTGCTTGAACCTTTCCCATCAGCTTTGAGGGCTTTTAGAAACAGCGTTAAAAGGAGGAAGAGAAATGTTAACCGAAGAGGCTGTAAAATCCTGGATATCTAA
- the hydG gene encoding [FeFe] hydrogenase H-cluster radical SAM maturase HydG encodes MLTEEAVKSWISNVIKPEQYEKYMENGRDFINDEEIWEKLKANSNPEPSRIREIIAKSLELERLEPDETAALLHVKDEELWQEIFEAAGKIKEQVYGRRIVTFAPLYVSNYCVNDCDYCGYRISNDKVKRKRLTMDELREEVEALVKQGHKRLIMVYGEHPLSDAKFIAETLKVTYETKVGHGEIRRVNVNAAPMSVEDLELLRDIGIGTYQVFQETYHHETYKKLHRGLKANYQWRLYALHRAQEAGVDDVAIGALFGLYDWRFEVMGLLYHAIDLEKRFGGVGPHTISFPRLEPAVGTPFYEKQRKYLVSDEDFLKLVAVIRLSVPYTGMILTAREPAEIREKVLPLGVTQLDFGTNIGVGSYSKGAFDPEKQQFLINDNRSLDEGIRWLASTGRITSFCTAGYRCGRTGNYFMDIAKTGKVHHLCMPNAILTFKEYLLDYASPETRKVGEELIKKELEAINHPKLREIVEEYLKRIENGERDLYV; translated from the coding sequence ATGTTAACCGAAGAGGCTGTAAAATCCTGGATATCTAACGTTATAAAGCCAGAACAGTATGAGAAGTACATGGAAAACGGCAGGGATTTCATCAACGATGAGGAGATATGGGAAAAATTAAAGGCAAACAGTAATCCCGAACCTTCCCGTATAAGAGAAATTATAGCAAAATCTCTTGAACTTGAAAGGCTTGAACCTGATGAAACAGCGGCACTTTTGCACGTTAAAGATGAAGAACTATGGCAGGAGATTTTTGAAGCGGCTGGAAAAATAAAAGAGCAAGTTTACGGTAGACGGATTGTAACTTTTGCGCCACTTTACGTTTCCAACTACTGTGTGAACGATTGTGACTACTGTGGTTACAGAATTTCCAACGATAAGGTAAAGAGAAAACGCCTTACAATGGACGAACTTAGAGAGGAAGTGGAAGCACTTGTCAAGCAGGGTCACAAAAGGCTTATCATGGTTTACGGTGAACATCCCCTTTCAGATGCAAAGTTTATAGCAGAGACTCTTAAAGTTACTTATGAAACGAAAGTCGGTCACGGGGAAATCAGAAGGGTAAACGTTAACGCAGCTCCTATGAGCGTTGAAGACCTTGAACTTTTAAGGGATATTGGAATTGGGACATATCAGGTTTTCCAGGAGACATACCACCACGAAACCTACAAGAAACTTCACAGAGGTCTTAAAGCAAACTATCAGTGGAGGTTATACGCACTTCACAGGGCGCAGGAAGCAGGTGTTGACGACGTCGCTATAGGAGCACTTTTTGGCCTTTACGACTGGCGTTTTGAGGTAATGGGACTTCTATACCACGCTATTGATCTTGAAAAGCGTTTTGGCGGCGTCGGACCTCACACAATTTCCTTTCCGAGGCTTGAGCCGGCAGTTGGAACACCATTCTATGAGAAGCAGAGGAAGTATCTTGTAAGTGACGAAGATTTCCTGAAATTGGTTGCGGTTATAAGGCTTTCCGTGCCTTACACAGGTATGATTTTAACGGCAAGAGAACCTGCAGAAATAAGAGAAAAGGTTCTGCCTCTTGGTGTTACTCAGCTTGACTTTGGAACAAACATCGGTGTTGGTTCTTACAGCAAAGGTGCCTTTGACCCTGAGAAACAGCAGTTTCTCATTAACGATAACCGTTCACTTGACGAAGGTATCAGGTGGCTTGCTTCCACTGGAAGGATTACAAGCTTCTGTACAGCAGGTTACAGATGTGGAAGGACAGGAAATTACTTTATGGATATAGCAAAAACCGGTAAGGTTCATCACCTCTGCATGCCTAACGCCATTTTGACGTTTAAAGAGTATCTCCTTGACTACGCTTCTCCTGAAACGAGGAAGGTTGGTGAGGAGCTTATAAAGAAAGAACTTGAAGCCATTAACCATCCAAAATTAAGGGAAATTGTTGAAGAGTACCTTAAAAGGATAGAAAACGGTGAGAGAGACCTTTACGTATAA
- a CDS encoding cytochrome b/b6 domain-containing protein, which translates to MANDYTNKVLKFPLPNKIFHNVNAVTWYILLITGLIAYFKLASPQTMALMMKIHIYTAVIFTLNFIAFVFITPHRFYMMLDRLFTWDRDTFAWFKNFGGYPRMLGIPFGPEEVAPQGKYNAGQKLSYPMFVFFVAILIVTGWGLFLFKHALGKGLFTVMFYVHVWGSILVSAMATFGHVPLALIHPDDVKAMFGFGPGTVPIEVAAHHNPKWVENEIVEIDIPEDIPEGHHH; encoded by the coding sequence ATGGCTAATGATTACACAAACAAAGTTTTAAAATTTCCTCTTCCAAATAAGATTTTTCATAATGTGAATGCCGTGACCTGGTATATTCTTCTTATAACAGGCCTTATTGCTTACTTTAAGCTTGCATCGCCGCAAACGATGGCTCTTATGATGAAGATTCACATCTACACAGCTGTTATTTTTACGCTTAACTTTATTGCATTTGTATTCATTACGCCCCACAGATTCTACATGATGCTTGACAGACTCTTTACCTGGGATAGAGATACATTTGCATGGTTTAAAAACTTTGGTGGTTATCCGAGGATGCTTGGAATTCCTTTTGGTCCTGAGGAAGTTGCGCCTCAAGGCAAGTACAACGCAGGTCAGAAGTTAAGTTATCCAATGTTTGTATTCTTTGTTGCGATTCTTATCGTAACAGGATGGGGACTTTTCCTCTTTAAGCATGCCCTTGGAAAAGGTCTTTTTACTGTTATGTTCTACGTTCACGTTTGGGGTTCAATCCTTGTTAGTGCAATGGCAACGTTCGGCCACGTTCCACTTGCCCTTATTCACCCGGACGACGTTAAAGCTATGTTTGGATTTGGACCTGGAACTGTACCTATAGAGGTTGCGGCTCATCACAACCCTAAATGGGTTGAAAATGAAATTGTAGAAATTGATATTCCAGAGGATATTCCGGAGGGACATCACCACTGA
- a CDS encoding 4Fe-4S binding protein — protein MVYSFDNFELEEDIKVKVGFFHLSSCSGCQIAFLDMFDELADVLDTVEIAYSNLLTNNKEIPKINVAFVEGTFSIGFEPHIRLLKEIYEKADIIVAVGGCAAFGGIRRLNTGAQAPQPSHQASIPITEVAFLRNKIKYVIPGCPPNPNLLYKFLLALLEVNEDFLRPFEFMVFSTFACGYDILTEVVNKGLCTGCGTCVSACPTRALEFSKRTQRPQFNRLFCISCGSCLAACPQSFKPYPQPVYG, from the coding sequence TTGGTTTATTCATTTGATAACTTTGAACTTGAAGAAGACATAAAAGTTAAAGTTGGCTTTTTCCATCTTTCAAGCTGTTCAGGATGCCAAATAGCTTTCCTTGATATGTTTGATGAACTTGCAGATGTTCTTGATACCGTAGAAATAGCCTACTCAAATCTTCTTACAAATAACAAAGAAATTCCTAAAATAAATGTTGCTTTCGTTGAAGGCACTTTCTCTATAGGTTTTGAACCCCACATCAGATTACTTAAAGAAATATACGAAAAAGCAGACATTATCGTAGCCGTAGGTGGATGTGCAGCTTTTGGAGGAATAAGAAGATTAAATACCGGTGCCCAGGCTCCACAACCTTCTCATCAGGCATCAATTCCCATAACAGAAGTTGCCTTTTTAAGAAACAAGATAAAGTATGTTATTCCGGGATGTCCACCGAATCCTAACCTCTTGTACAAGTTTCTCCTTGCACTACTTGAGGTAAACGAGGATTTTTTAAGACCGTTTGAATTCATGGTATTTTCAACATTTGCCTGCGGATATGACATCCTTACAGAAGTGGTAAACAAAGGACTCTGCACTGGTTGTGGTACATGTGTCTCCGCTTGCCCAACAAGAGCCCTTGAATTCAGCAAAAGAACGCAGAGGCCTCAATTCAATAGATTATTCTGTATAAGCTGCGGTTCATGTCTTGCGGCATGTCCTCAGTCATTCAAACCATATCCCCAGCCGGTTTATGGATAG
- a CDS encoding phosphoglucomutase/phosphomannomutase family protein, with amino-acid sequence MAIKFGTDGWRGVIADDFTFENLRKVTQAHAKVLKEDGAKRIVVGYDMRFLSPEFGKFVAETLSGEGFEVVLADTFSPTPAVSFATKYMNFDNGIVITASHNYGKYSGYKVKESFGGAATTAYVKRIEKYLPDVESAERKAGEVKTEDINTPYIEAVRNQIDLSLFKERAVKIVHDPMFGAQQNFVSQALKGTKAEVTEIHSYRDPLFDNKHPEPIVEKNIKSLMEKVRAVGADIGIANDGDGDRVGIVDENGNFVNSQIVYALILLHVLKNKGLRGGCVVKTVSTGYLVNRVCEDFGIELVETPVGFKNITEVMLKRKVLFGGEESGGYALMDYLPERDGLLMGLFIVEKMLVEGKSLSKMVEELFERYGSAYYRRIDLPVSEEEKAVLNKLKENPPEEVEGKKVKKALTIDGLKLIFEDDSWLLFRPSGTEPVFRTYAEAPTPEEVEKLIQKGVNLIKGQ; translated from the coding sequence GTGGCTATAAAATTTGGAACTGACGGATGGAGAGGTGTAATCGCCGATGATTTTACATTTGAAAACTTAAGAAAAGTAACCCAGGCCCACGCAAAAGTTTTAAAAGAAGACGGCGCTAAGAGAATCGTTGTCGGATATGATATGCGTTTTTTATCACCGGAATTCGGAAAGTTTGTAGCCGAAACTCTATCCGGCGAAGGATTTGAAGTTGTTCTTGCAGACACGTTTTCACCAACACCAGCGGTATCTTTCGCAACAAAATACATGAACTTTGACAACGGTATCGTTATCACAGCTTCTCATAATTACGGAAAATACAGTGGTTACAAGGTAAAAGAATCATTCGGCGGTGCAGCAACGACAGCTTACGTAAAGAGAATAGAAAAGTACCTTCCCGATGTGGAAAGTGCGGAAAGAAAAGCTGGTGAAGTTAAAACAGAAGATATAAACACTCCCTACATTGAAGCTGTGAGAAATCAGATTGACCTGTCACTTTTTAAAGAAAGAGCGGTAAAGATTGTTCACGACCCTATGTTCGGTGCACAGCAGAACTTCGTTTCGCAAGCCTTAAAAGGAACAAAGGCAGAAGTTACAGAGATACACAGTTACAGAGACCCCTTATTCGATAATAAACATCCTGAACCCATCGTTGAAAAGAACATAAAATCTTTAATGGAAAAAGTAAGAGCAGTAGGTGCTGACATAGGCATAGCAAATGATGGAGATGGTGACAGGGTCGGCATAGTTGACGAGAACGGGAATTTTGTAAACTCACAGATAGTGTATGCCTTAATACTCCTCCACGTACTTAAAAACAAAGGACTTAGAGGCGGCTGTGTTGTAAAAACTGTATCAACAGGATACCTGGTCAATAGAGTCTGCGAAGATTTCGGAATAGAACTTGTTGAAACACCTGTTGGATTTAAAAACATAACAGAGGTGATGCTTAAAAGGAAAGTTCTCTTTGGCGGTGAAGAGAGCGGCGGTTATGCCCTCATGGATTATCTACCCGAAAGAGACGGTCTTCTCATGGGGCTGTTTATCGTTGAAAAGATGCTGGTTGAAGGCAAAAGTCTTTCCAAAATGGTAGAAGAACTATTTGAAAGGTACGGAAGCGCCTACTACAGAAGGATCGACCTTCCGGTTTCAGAAGAAGAGAAAGCTGTTCTTAATAAACTTAAAGAGAATCCACCGGAAGAGGTAGAAGGAAAAAAAGTTAAAAAAGCCCTAACAATAGATGGCTTAAAACTGATATTTGAAGACGATTCGTGGCTCCTGTTCAGACCATCAGGAACAGAACCGGTGTTCAGAACATACGCAGAAGCACCAACACCGGAAGAGGTAGAAAAACTGATACAGAAAGGCGTTAATCTGATAAAGGGACAGTAA
- the hydE gene encoding [FeFe] hydrogenase H-cluster radical SAM maturase HydE: MEISDDRILKELSIDGVSGSLISLADLIRKQKVGDFVYFRGLVEISNICSKNCYYCGLRKDNTKLRRYALSEDEAVAIGVSIYKSGISSLALQSGEVKSDRWVEKLVNIVKRIKEETKKIDEENGKQPEGAGITISFGELEKEHYEELFKAGAHRYLLRIETSDRELYEKLHPVDKDHSFDTRLRCLEWLKEIGYQVGTGVMIGVPGQTIKHLLNDLKFFKSFDVDMVGMGPYIEHRDTPLFVWYRKEIEKKGFYRKAYELSVKMIAFARVILEDVNIVASTALQSIPGCENSLETGIIAGANVVMPVFTPSDFKKAYSIYENKNNLTVSQMAERIERAGYTPVFDRWGDPVHYFERIKGQTAPV; encoded by the coding sequence ATGGAGATAAGTGACGATAGGATTCTTAAAGAACTTTCAATAGATGGTGTCAGCGGTTCTCTTATATCACTTGCAGACCTTATAAGAAAACAAAAAGTTGGTGATTTTGTCTATTTTAGAGGTCTTGTTGAAATATCAAACATCTGCTCAAAAAACTGCTATTACTGCGGTTTGAGGAAAGATAATACGAAATTGAGAAGGTACGCCCTGTCTGAGGATGAAGCAGTTGCTATTGGCGTTTCTATATATAAAAGCGGTATTTCCTCACTTGCCCTTCAGTCGGGAGAAGTAAAAAGTGACAGATGGGTTGAAAAGCTTGTAAACATTGTGAAAAGGATAAAAGAAGAGACAAAAAAGATAGATGAAGAAAATGGAAAACAACCAGAAGGTGCCGGTATAACAATATCCTTTGGTGAACTTGAGAAAGAACACTACGAAGAGCTTTTTAAGGCCGGTGCCCACAGGTATCTTTTGAGGATTGAAACTTCGGATAGAGAGCTTTACGAAAAACTTCATCCTGTGGATAAAGACCATTCTTTTGATACAAGATTAAGGTGTCTTGAGTGGCTTAAAGAGATAGGTTATCAGGTTGGAACGGGTGTTATGATAGGCGTTCCGGGACAGACGATTAAGCATCTTCTCAACGACCTTAAATTTTTTAAAAGTTTTGATGTAGATATGGTAGGTATGGGGCCTTACATAGAGCATAGAGATACGCCTCTTTTCGTGTGGTACAGAAAAGAAATAGAGAAGAAAGGTTTTTACAGGAAGGCTTATGAGCTTTCCGTGAAGATGATAGCTTTTGCCAGAGTTATTCTGGAAGATGTAAACATAGTTGCATCAACTGCTCTTCAAAGTATTCCCGGATGTGAGAATTCCCTTGAAACTGGAATAATAGCCGGTGCAAATGTTGTTATGCCTGTTTTTACACCTTCTGATTTCAAAAAAGCTTATTCAATTTACGAGAACAAGAACAATCTGACCGTTTCTCAGATGGCAGAAAGAATAGAAAGGGCAGGATACACGCCTGTTTTTGATAGATGGGGAGATCCTGTTCACTACTTTGAAAGGATAAAGGGGCAGACCGCCCCTGTTTAA
- a CDS encoding Coenzyme F420 hydrogenase/dehydrogenase, beta subunit C-terminal domain, which yields MLGLNRQFILGKFTKAFLLRAGKNATPKDNLRILLESAFDKGLIDSVIGTTIKEKNGTSVTTPVFIKSKEELKGNEQFFFVHGGQNSILKEITQKYSFEKVAVVGHSCVLDGINKMQYFGIGYNFTALKFALKIGIFCIGAASMEGIKCLLKEKGDSSGRINEIFINRGKIYIKSSKLFAFSPEEYYFYVNEGCKVCMNVSSRGSDVTFVPCLDNDYSLCFVRSKRAEKLFEDVPFEVKEAGKEEISRVENMAKEILKKNIETTLERAELGIPSNKWDGNRYGRFSALWNNIYAEDIEEEVF from the coding sequence ATGCTTGGGCTTAACAGGCAATTCATACTGGGAAAATTTACAAAGGCATTCTTGCTCCGAGCTGGTAAGAACGCAACACCAAAAGACAATCTCAGGATTCTTCTTGAATCAGCATTTGATAAGGGGTTAATAGATAGTGTAATAGGAACAACCATCAAAGAGAAAAATGGTACAAGTGTAACAACTCCTGTATTTATAAAATCTAAAGAGGAATTAAAAGGCAATGAACAGTTTTTCTTCGTCCATGGTGGACAGAATTCTATATTAAAGGAAATAACGCAAAAATATTCTTTTGAGAAGGTGGCTGTTGTTGGACATTCTTGTGTCCTTGATGGAATAAATAAGATGCAGTATTTCGGAATAGGGTACAACTTTACCGCGTTGAAGTTCGCACTAAAGATTGGAATTTTCTGCATTGGTGCGGCTTCAATGGAAGGAATAAAGTGCCTCCTTAAAGAAAAAGGAGATAGTTCAGGAAGAATAAATGAAATTTTCATTAATAGAGGTAAAATTTATATAAAATCATCTAAATTATTTGCATTTTCACCCGAAGAGTATTATTTTTATGTTAACGAGGGCTGCAAGGTTTGTATGAACGTAAGTTCCCGGGGAAGTGACGTTACATTTGTCCCTTGCCTTGATAATGACTATTCTTTATGTTTTGTCAGGAGCAAAAGGGCTGAAAAGCTCTTCGAAGATGTTCCTTTTGAAGTCAAAGAGGCGGGGAAGGAAGAAATTTCAAGGGTTGAAAATATGGCAAAGGAGATACTAAAGAAAAACATAGAGACTACCCTTGAGAGAGCAGAACTTGGAATACCGTCAAACAAATGGGACGGGAACAGATATGGAAGATTCAGTGCGCTGTGGAACAATATATATGCTGAAGATATAGAAGAGGAGGTGTTTTAA
- a CDS encoding metalloregulator ArsR/SmtB family transcription factor has product MLLTEELRMKAEVIKVLGHPERLAILMLLSDGEKCVKDLKEALGISQPKVSQHVGIMKELGILNFRKEGTKVLYSIGDDRIREFLDIFVLD; this is encoded by the coding sequence ATGCTTCTAACAGAAGAACTAAGAATGAAGGCAGAGGTTATTAAGGTCCTCGGACATCCAGAGAGGCTCGCTATTTTGATGCTCCTCTCCGATGGTGAGAAATGTGTAAAAGATTTAAAAGAAGCTCTTGGCATTTCTCAACCAAAGGTTTCCCAGCACGTTGGTATCATGAAGGAGCTCGGGATACTCAACTTCAGAAAAGAGGGAACAAAAGTTCTCTACTCTATCGGAGACGACAGAATAAGAGAATTCCTCGATATCTTTGTTCTTGACTGA
- a CDS encoding aspartate ammonia-lyase, which translates to MKFRIERDFLGEVSIPADRYYGIHTARAAGNFPVSKYRVPFELIKGFAVVKKAAAIANGRLGYLEEKIVQAIVKACDEILDGKFKEDFIVDAFQGGAGTSTNMNVNEVIANRANEILGSKKGKYFPVHPLEHVNLHQSTNDTYPTALKIASLFLLKELSEKVAEFQGSLQKKEKEFASIVKIGRTELQEAVPITLGREFSGYADAISRDRWRIWKAMERIRTLNIGGTAIGTGLAAPRDYIFEVIEVLRELTGLNISRHENPVSVTAFADDFVEVAGILDAYASNVFKIANDLRLMNMLKEINLKPVQPGSSIMPGKVNPVIMEAAMQVAIRVKANFSTVRECASHASFEIVEFMPLLAFSLIEALKLLINISEILSKHVAQIRPVPEKCQEYFDRSFSLVTVMLPLIGYENATEVVKEIKEKGVKNIRDYLTQRFGRKVVEKLLSPEYLNAFGYDEEDLEELLDEFNT; encoded by the coding sequence ATGAAATTTCGCATTGAGAGAGACTTTTTAGGAGAGGTATCTATCCCCGCTGACCGGTACTACGGCATTCATACCGCCCGGGCGGCGGGGAATTTTCCTGTTTCTAAGTATCGTGTTCCTTTCGAGCTTATAAAAGGTTTTGCAGTTGTTAAAAAGGCTGCTGCCATTGCAAATGGAAGGCTTGGCTATCTGGAAGAGAAAATTGTTCAGGCGATAGTTAAGGCCTGCGATGAGATTTTAGATGGGAAGTTTAAAGAGGATTTTATAGTTGATGCTTTTCAGGGTGGTGCCGGTACTTCCACAAACATGAATGTAAACGAAGTTATAGCTAACAGGGCAAATGAAATTTTAGGCAGTAAAAAGGGAAAGTACTTTCCCGTTCACCCCCTTGAACATGTAAATCTTCATCAATCAACAAACGATACATATCCAACGGCTCTTAAGATTGCTTCTCTCTTTCTTCTGAAGGAGCTCAGTGAAAAAGTTGCCGAGTTTCAGGGGAGCCTTCAGAAGAAGGAGAAAGAGTTTGCTTCCATCGTAAAAATAGGCAGGACAGAGCTTCAGGAAGCTGTTCCCATAACGCTTGGCAGAGAGTTTTCCGGGTATGCTGATGCTATTTCCCGGGATAGATGGCGTATATGGAAGGCTATGGAGAGGATAAGGACACTTAATATCGGCGGAACTGCCATCGGCACCGGTTTGGCAGCTCCAAGAGATTACATTTTTGAAGTCATAGAAGTTTTGAGAGAGCTTACAGGCCTGAACATATCAAGGCATGAAAATCCCGTTTCTGTCACCGCTTTTGCTGACGACTTTGTGGAAGTGGCAGGAATTCTTGACGCATATGCATCAAACGTTTTTAAGATAGCGAATGATTTGAGGCTCATGAACATGTTAAAAGAGATAAACTTAAAACCTGTTCAGCCAGGTTCTTCCATAATGCCGGGAAAAGTTAATCCGGTTATCATGGAAGCTGCAATGCAGGTTGCAATTAGAGTTAAAGCCAATTTTTCAACGGTTAGAGAGTGTGCATCTCACGCTTCTTTTGAAATAGTAGAGTTTATGCCGCTGCTTGCTTTTTCTTTAATAGAGGCTTTAAAACTTCTTATTAATATTTCTGAGATTCTTTCTAAGCACGTTGCCCAGATAAGGCCTGTTCCTGAAAAGTGTCAGGAATACTTTGATAGAAGCTTTTCCCTTGTTACGGTTATGTTGCCCCTTATAGGTTATGAAAATGCGACAGAGGTAGTTAAAGAGATAAAAGAGAAGGGAGTGAAAAACATTAGAGATTATCTGACACAGAGGTTTGGCAGGAAAGTTGTTGAAAAACTTCTCTCACCAGAATACCTTAACGCCTTCGGCTATGATGAAGAGGACTTAGAGGAGCTTTTAGATGAATTCAACACCTAA